AACGATTTCTGACTTAAAAAAGGTCTAGTTATAGAGAAATAAATTTAAGAAGAATAGCTTATTTTTAAATGAAAGAAACTTTAAGAACAATAAACAGAAATGAAAATAATTAAATTTCATAAAACAGAATGTGGTGTTGACTTTCTTCTAAACGTATTGCCTTCTGAAGAGGTTAAAGAAACTTACGTTGATTCAGAAGCATTCAACACGGATTATTTTGAAATTATTGTATTCAAAAAAGGCAAAGGAACTTTAGTTTTAAACCAACAGCAAATTGAAATTTCGGATAATAGCATCGTTTTTATTTCACCTTTCCAAAGGAGACAATGGAAATTAGAAAGTAATAATCTTGATTTTACTGTTCTCGTATTTCAAGAAGAATTTATGAATGACTTTTTCGCCGATAAATTATTTACGTACCGTTTGTTGTATTTTTATCAGTTGGAGTACCCGTTGTATTTTTCAGCTACAAATGAAAGTATTAAAAGATATTGTGAACTGCTTACAGAAATTAAAACAGAATTAGTTGTTACTAAATCGGATAGTGTGCATATTATTCGCTCTTTGGTTTATTATTTATTACAAAAACTAAATCGGCAATATGCAGAAGAATACCAACTTTCATTAGATAAAACGGATGGTAATTATGCTTTTCTGTTTAAACAACTTTTAGAAAAACACATTAAGACAAAACAACGTATTGACTCCTATACTGAAATATTGAATGTCAGTCGAATTACACTCAATAAAGCTGTCAAAACACATTTTAATGTTACGGCAACACATTTGCTCAAGCAACGTTTACTTTTTGAAATCAAGAATTACCTTATCCATTCAGAACTTACCGTTGCCGAAATTGCCCACGAATTGAATTTTTCAGAACCAAATCACTTGATGCGTTTTTTTAAAAAGCAAACAGGAATAACAACCAGTGAATTTCTATTTGATTATCAAAACGGTAGGTCTTAACTCTTTTTTGGTAGGCGACACTCCTTTTTTCTAAAGTATTTTTGCAAAATAATTTAAATTAGAAATGATGAGAAATAAAAATATAGATAGCCCACAAAATAAACCAGCCTCTTTCCAATACCTTATCAAACAAGGAAATGCTCCAGTGCCTTTGTCAATTCTGGATGTTGCTACCACAGGGAAAGGTTATTCTGCCACAGAAGCCATCAACAACAGTATCGAGATTGCAAAATTGGCTGACCAAAGAGGATTTGCCCGCTACTGGGTGGCTGAACACCATGCTATGCCCGCCGTTTCTACTTCATCTCCTGCTATGTTGCTTTCCAGACTTATCAGTGAAACAAAACAAATCCGATTGGGATCTGGTGGAATGATGCTGTCTAATTTTCCTCCTTTAGTGATTGCTGAGCAATTCGGTATGCTTCAAGCAATGGCGCCTGGTCGCATAGACCTAGGAATAGGTCGCGCTCCCGGTACAAATGGATTAACAGCACATGCACTCCGCCGTGATCTTGTTGGAGCTGAAGATTTTCCTGCACAAGTAACGGAACTAATGCATTTTCTTGAAGATGATTTTCCAGAAGCGCATCCCTATAAGGATAAAGTATTTGCGGTTCCAGGACTGGGACAAGATCGGGAAAATGGAATACCAAGATCTTTCAATAGTCCGTCTTTATGGCTACTAGGCTCTTCAGGATATTCCGCACAATTGGCTGGCAAACTTGGATTACCTTTTGCTTTCGCAGCACAATTAGCTCCCGAAAATTTAATAGCTGCATTTGAACTTTATAGAAAAAACTTCAAGCCATCAGATGTTCTTGATAAACCACATACCATAGCTTGCTTCTCTGTATTTGCAGCAGACAATGAAGAAGAAGCGAAGATTCAAACACGTTCTTTTTCACATAGTATGCTACGAATGATGAGCAGTCAGTCCTACGTTATCCCATCTCCGGAAGAATTGAAAAATTATGTTTACACTGATTCTGAAAAATATGTATTGGAAAGCTGGAACGAAAAAATAATAAAGGGAACAGCCGACCAAGTAGTAACTAGATTGAATCAATTTCAAAAGGCTTCAGGAGCAGATGAAATTATGATAGCCAGCTTGGGGCATTCTCTCAATGGTATGCTACATTCCACAAAATTGATAGCAGATGCTTATGATATGCCTACTAATTAAGAGTAAAAAGCATTGGAACTAATACTAATGAAACTCTTATGGTTATCAAAATGGTAGTTAATGACAATCATTTGGTATTCTTTACGTCTTAATTACTTTGTAATTTTGGTGTGTTAATTTTAAAAAATAAATAAATTATGAGCAAAGCATTAATAATAATAGACATTCAAAATGATTATTTTGAAAATGGAGCAATGGAATTGGTAGGCGCTTTAGAAGCCAGTGAAAAAGCCAATCAGATTTTAACAAAATTCAGAAATGAAAACCTACCGATAGTACACATTCAACATCTTTCAGTAGCGCCAGGATCTACCTTCTTTTTGCCAGAAACAGAAGGGCAAGATATTCACACAAATGTGAAACCTATTGAAGGGGAGAAAGTAATTACTAAATACTATCCAAACAGCTTTAGAGAAACAGAACTTTTGGATCACCTAAAAGCAAAAGGCATTACTGAATTAGTATTTGTAGGTATGATGACTCAAATGTGTATCGATGCTACCGTAAGAGCTGCAAAAGATCTTGATTTTGAATGCACCGTAATTGAGGATGCTTGTGCAACAAGAGATTTAGAAGTCAATGGAGTTCAGGTAAAGGCATTGGATGTACAAACTGCATTTTTGGCAGGGTTAAATTTCTTTTATGCTGATGTTATAAATACAGAAAATTACCTTTCTGTTTAAATTAAGAATAATGTGTCTTTAGGACGGGACATGGTGTATAGCAAAGCCCAGTCAAAGGCATGGATAGTGTATGAGGAGTGCATGAAAATTGTATGAAGGATAGATAAAAAACTCCAAAAAAAGACCTAATTAAATGAGTTATTTGGTTTAAACTTTTGTTCATGATTCATCTTTATTCTGAAACAGAAAATACAAGGCATAAAAAAAACTCCTTAATTTCTTAAGGAGTTTCTTGGTGGGCGATGAGGGGTTCGAACCCCCGACCCCCTCGGTGTAAACGAGGTGCTCTGAACCAGCTGAGCTAATCGCCCTATTTTACTAGGTTGCTATCATTTTGTGATTGCGAGTGCAAATATACAACTAGAACTCGTATTTGCAAGCAAAATTTTAAAAAAATCAAATAAAAAATAATGATTTATTCTTTAATAACTCAGTGACAGTGTTTTATTAAAGAATCAAACCCAATGTTTTTTTTGGTAATCAGCTTCATATAGCCTTACATTTGTATAATAAAACAAATATAATGGCACGATTCCAAGAAAATGATTTACCAAAATCAAAAATTACTGCAAGTTCATTGCAAAAAGCAATTCTAATTTTCAAATATGCTGATAATCACAAATGGAAATTTTATTTAGGGTTAATTTTTCTTCTTCTTACTAGTGTCACTGCGCTAGCCTTTCCTAAGTTTATGGGAATGCTTGTGGATTGTGTTAACAAAAAAGATGCTCACTTAGCCAATCAAATTGCTCTGGGTTTAGGAGGTGTTTTATTGCTGCAATCATTATTTTCTTTTTTTAGACTTTCATTGTTTGTGAATTTTACTGAAAACACTCTGGCAAATGTCCGATTGGCATTATACACCAATTTAGTAAAATTACCAATGTCTTTCTTTTCACAAAAACGCGTTGGAGAATTAAATAGCCGAATCAGTAATGATATTACTCAAATTCAGGATACGCTGACTTCTACAATTGCGGAATTTTTAAGACAATTTATATTGATTATTGGGAGTTTTGCAATGTTAGCCAGTATTAATATAAAATTGACAATTATGATGGTTTCGGTTGTGCCATTAGTTGGTGTAATTGCTGTAGTTTTTGGAAGGTTTATTCGAAAATATTCTAAGAAAGTACAAGATCAGGTTGCCGAAAGTCAAGTAGTGGTTGAAGAAACGATGCAGGGAATTAGTATTGTTAAAGCTTTTGCTAATGAATGGTACGAGATTGCGCGTTATAAAGAGCGTATTAGAGAGGTTGTTAAAATCGGTATAAAAGGCGGGCAGTTTAGAGGATATTTTGCGTCTTTTATTATTATTTGTTTGTTTGGAACAATTGTTGGTGTCGTTTGGTATGGTGTGCAATTGAGTATTGCTGGCGAAATTACAGTTGGCGAATTATTTACTTTTATATTGTACTCCAGTTATGTTGGTGCATCTTCAGGAGGTATTGCCGAATTGTATGCTCAAATGCAAAAAGCGATTGGTGCTACCGAAAGAGTATTTGAATTATTGGATGAAGTACCAGAAAAAATCAATTCAAATCTTCATATTCCATCTATAGAGAAAATCAGAGGAGAAGTTACCTTTAATAACGTTGCTTTTAGCTATCCTTCCAGAAAAGAGGTTAAGGTTTTGAAAGACATTAATTTTACAGCTAATTTTGGTCAAAAAATAGCACTCGTTGGACCAAGCGGTATGGGAAAATCAACAATCGCTTCTTTATTATTGCGTTTTTATGATATTGAAGGTGGTGAAATCTTAATTGATGGAAAAAATATCTACGATTATGATTTAGAAAATCTTCGTGGTAATATGAGTATTGTACCGCAGGATGTAATTCTTTTTGGAGGAACTATAAAAGAAAACATTGCTTATGGGAAACCAAATGCTACCGAAGAAGAAATTATCATGGCTTCTAAACAAGCGAATGCCTATAACTTTATAGAAAGTTTTCCTGAAAAATTCGATACTGTAGTCGGTGAAAGAGGAATTAAACTTTCTGGTGGTCAAAGGCAACGAATTGCTATTGCACGTGCTTTATTAAAAAATCCATCAATATTAATTTTAGATGAAGCTACTTCTTCATTAGATAGTGAAAGCGAAAAATTAGTTCAAGAAGCTTTGGAAATTTTAATGGAGGGAAGAACCAGTATTATTATTGCTCACCGTCTTTCTACTATTCGCAGTGCCGACCAAATTTTAGTACTTGATAACGGGAAAATTAGCGAACAAGGAACTCATCAGGAATTAATAAATCTGGAAAATGGATTATATAAAAACTTAAGTAATTTACAGTTTAGTAATTCTTAATCAGTTAATTAAATAAAAAAAAGTCCATTTGTATACAAATGGACTTTTTTATTATGCCTTCTGCCTTCTAAACCTTCCCTTTTCTTCTATTGCGTTCCGCTTTTATCATAGATAATTCACGGCTTGTTTGTCCAGCAACAGAAGTATTTTCTTCTGCACGGCGGATTAAATACGGCATAACATCTTTTACAGGGCCAAAAGGCAGGTATTTAGCAATATTATATCCATTTGCAGCTAGGTTGTAACTAATATTATCGCTCATTCCGTACAATTGACCGAACCAAATTCTGTCATCACTAGATGAAATTCCTTTGGTTTTCATTAATTCCATCAATTTATAAGTACTCAATTCATTATGAGTACCAGCAAATATAGACATGGTTTCTAAATGTTCTGCCATATATAGAACAGCAGCATCGTAGTTTAAGTCCGAAGCTTCTTTAGAAGAGCATATTGGTGTAGGATATCCTTTTTCTTCAGCACGAAGATTTTCTTTTTCCATATAAGCACCACGAACCAATTTCATTCCAATGAAGAAACCTTCTGCTTTAGCTTTTTCATGCAATTGTTTTAAATAGTCCAATCGATCCCAGCGGTACATTTGAAGTGTGTTGAATACAATAACTTTTTCTTTGTTGTATTTGCGCATCATTTCGGTAACTAAATCATCGGCTGCATCTTGCATCCAACTTTCTTCAGCATCAATCAATAATGCTACATTTTTTTTATGTGCTTCACTACATACTTGGTCAAAACGCACTACTACTCTATCCCATTCAGCTTGTTCCTCTGAAGTTAGTGTTTGCTTCTCTCCTACTTTTTCATATAAATCCAATCTGCCTAAACCTGTAGGTTTAAAAACCGCAAAAGGAATTGCTTTACGCTCTTTAGCAAATTCAATGGTTTTTAAAGTCATTTGAAGAGCTGCATCAAATTGATTTTCCTCTTCTTTACCTTCAACAGAATAATCTAGTACAGATGAAACTCCTTTGGTAAACATTTTATCAACTACCGATAGACAGTCATCCTCGTTTACACCTCCGCAAAAATGATCAAATACGGTAGCACGAATTAAGCTTTCAACTGGAAGATTAGCCTTAATTGCAAAATTGGTAACCGCTGTGCCAATACGAACTAAAGGTTGACTATTGATTAATTTGAAAAGAAAATAGGCTCTGTCAAGCTCGGTATCGCTTTTCAATGCAAATGCAATTTGTGAGTTATTGAAAATATTATCCATATTTTGTTATATTTTTTCTGCAAATATAAAGAGAGTAAGTCATTATTATTTGCAAAATTTCCCTTATTTTGCGGTTTCAATTAAAATAAAATGATGCAATCTATTCAAGCCAATAATTATCCTGTTCATTTTAATGAAACTGGATACGAAAAACTAAATCAACACTTAAAAGAGAATAAATATTCTAATCTATTTATAATTGTAGATGCTAATACAAATGAATATTGTTTACCTAAATTACTACCATTATTAGAGACAGATTTAACGATAGAAATTATTGAATTTGAAGCGGGTGAAATAAATAAAAACATTGAAACCTGCATTGAAATTTGGAATGTTTTAACAGAACTTGGAGCTGACAGAAAAACGTTAGTTATTAATATCGGTGGTGGAGTTGTAACAGATTTAGGTGGTTTTGTGGCTTCTACTTTTAAAAGAGGTGTTGATTTTATTCACATTCCAACTACTTTATTATCTATGGTAGATGCTTCTGTTGGTGGGAAAAATGGAGTTGATTTAGGGAATCTAAAAAATCAGATAGGTGTAATTAATACTCCAAAAATGGTTTTAGTGGATACAGCCTATCTTGCAACCGTTCCTCAAAACGAAATGCGTTCTGGTCTTGCAGAAATGTTAAAACACGGATTAATATATGATAAAGCCTATTGGGAATTATTTTTGGATATAAAAGCAATTGATTTTGATCAATTGGATTCTTTAATTCATCGTTCGGTTGAAATCAAGAATATAATAGTGATGCAGGATCCTACTGAGAAAAACATTAGAAAATCACTGAATTTTGGTCATACATTAGGGCATGCAATCGAAAGTTATTTTTTAGAAAATGAAAATAAAACTACATTGCTACATGGTGAAGCAATTGCTGTAGGTATGATATTGGAAAGTTATATATCATTGCATAAAAATTTAATTACTAAAGAGGAATATCAACAGATAAAAACGACTCTTAAATCAATATATGATGATGTTATTTTCGCTGAAATTGATATAGATCCGATCATTGAATTGCTAATTCACGACAAGAAAAATGAATATGGTACCATACAATTTGCATTAATTGAAGGTATCGGGAAAATAAAAATTAATCAATCTGTTGAAAACGAATTAATTCTAAACGCTTTTCAAGATTATAAATCTTAGTGATTTTTTAATAAAAAAGGATTGCTTTACGTTTATATTATTTTTTACATTTGTGCCAATGAATAAAAGTAAAAACACCAAAATGTTCTCAAATAAAAGAAACAGAAACAATAGAGCTTTTTTAAGCATATTGAAACGTTTCTATGGTATAAAGGGAAATTTTAGTTTTGATGTATTTCAATATTTTAAGGCCGATTATGAAAAACTTCAGATCATTTATGCCAACATTAGGGTTTGAATTCAAATTAATTCTGTTTTTTAAATACAATTAATTCACAAAAAATCCCAAAAACAAATGAATACAAAATATTCAGATTTAATAAATCAAACATATTATTTTCCACAAGAAGAATTTAAGTTAAATAAAGATAATCTTCAATTTCATAATATCGATTTAATGAAATTGGTAGAAACATACGGTACGCCTTTAAAGTTTACCTATTTGCCACAAATTTCAAATAACATCAACAAAGCCAAAAGTTGGTTTCGTAAATCGATGGAAAAAAACAAATATGAGGCAAAATATTTTTATTGCTATTGCACTAAAAGCTCTCATTTTGAATATATTATGAATGAAGCTTTCAAGAATAATATTCATATAGAAACTTCATCTGCCTTTGATATTAATATTGTTGAAAATTTATTAGACAAAGGGAAAATAAACAAAAGCACTTATATTATATGTAATGGTTTTAAAAGAGATCAATACATTGAAAATATTGCCCGATTAGTTAATAATGGCCATAAAAATACAATTCCAATTATAGATAACTATGAGGAATTGGACTTGTTACAAGCACAAATCAATGGTAAATTTAAAATAGGAATTAGAATTGCTGCTGAAGAAGAACCTAAATTTGAATTTTATACTTCAAGATTAGGAATTGGATATAAAAATATTGTTCCGTTTTATAAAAAAGAGATTAAAGAGAATAAAAATCTGGAACTTAAAATGTTGCACTTTTTTATTAATACAGGTATCAATGACAATGCTTATTATTGGAATGAGCTTGTAAAATGTATTAAGGTATATGTAGCATTGAAAAAAGAATGTCCTACTCTTGATGGATTAAATATTGGTGGAGGTTTTCCTATCAAAAATTCATTGGCATTCGAATATGATTACCAATATATGATTGACGAAATTATCAATCAAATTAAAATTGCTTGTGACGAAGCCGAAGTTGATGTTCCAAATATTTTTACCGAATTTGGTTCTTTTACAGTTGGTGAAAGTGGAGGTGCAATCTATCAAGTATTGTATCAAAAACAACAAAATGATAGAGAAAAATGGAACATGATTGATTCCTCTTTTATTACAACTCTTCCTGATACTTGGGCAATTAATAAACGTTTTATTATGTTGGCTATTAATAGATGGAATGAAACCTACGAAAGAGTTTTATTAGGCGGAATGACTTGTGATAGTGATGATTATTATAACTCTGAGCAAAATATGAATGCAATCTATTTGCCTAAATACAATAAAGAAAAGCCATTATATTTAGGATTTTTCAACACAGGAGCTTATCAGGAAACTATTGGAGGATATGGCGGATTACACCACTGTTTGATACCGCAGCCTAAACACATTTTGATTGATCGTGATGAGAATGGAATACTGGCAACTGAAGTGTTTTCTGAGCAACAAACTGCTGAGGATGTACTAAAAATACTAGGTTACAATAAATAATAAAATATTCGGTTATAATAAATAAAAATTGAGATCTAGGTAATTTGATATTTATAAATTTCTTTTATTTGTAAAGCCAAATCTCAAATAACCTTTTGAACATTAAATAAAAAAGAAAAAGAAAATGAGTAAAGGACCAATCAGTCAATTTATTGAAAAGCATTATTTGCATTTCAATTCTGCATCCTTAGTTGACGCCGCAAAAGCTTATGAGCAGCAATTAGCCAATGGTGCAAAAATGATGGTAAGTATGGCTGGTGCGATGAGTACCGCTGAAATTGGAAAGATTTTTGCCGAAATAATTCGTCAGGATAAAGTTCAAATTATTTCTTGTACAGGAGCAAATCTAGAAGAAGACATTATGAATTTGGTCGCACATTCTCACTATGAGAGAGTTCCAAATTATCGTGATCTAACACCTCAAGATGAATGGGCTTTGCTAGAAAGAGGTTTGAACAGAGTTACTGATACTTGTATACCAGAGCACGAAGCATTTCGTCGTCTTCAGAAACATATTTATAAAATTTGGAAAGATGCCGATGATAAAGGAGAGAGATATTTTCCTCATGAATTCATGTATAAAATGTTACTTTCGGGTGTCTTAGAAGAATATTACGAAATTGATTTAAAAGACAGTTGGATGTATGCTGCTGCTGAGAAAAATTTGCCTATTATTGTACCAGGCTGGGAAGATAGTACTATGGGGAATATTTTCGCATCGTATGTTATAAAAGGAGATTTGAAAGCTTCTACCATGAAATCTGGTATTGAATATATGGTTTTCTTATCTGACTGGTATCCAAAAAATAGTTCAAAGGGAATTGGTTTCTTTCAAATTGGTGGTGGTATTGCTGGAGATTTTCCAATTTGCGTAGTACCAATGTTGTATCAGGATATGGAAATGCATGATATTCCTTTTTGGAGTTATTTCTGCCAAATTTCAGATTCAACAACCAGTTACGGATCCTATTCAGGAGCAGTTCCTAATGAAAAAATTACTTGGGGAAAATTAGATATTAATACTCCAAAATTCATTATTGAATCGGATGCTACGATTGTAGCTCCACTAATTTTCGCCTATTTGTTAGATTTATAATAATTATTTATGAAAAGAGTAATAGTTGATTACGCCAAATTGACCAACGAAATTTTAAATCTTTTGGTTGATAAATTTCCTGATGGTTATGATGATTCGGACATCATTAGATT
The Flavobacterium sp. 5 DNA segment above includes these coding regions:
- a CDS encoding AraC family transcriptional regulator, coding for MKIIKFHKTECGVDFLLNVLPSEEVKETYVDSEAFNTDYFEIIVFKKGKGTLVLNQQQIEISDNSIVFISPFQRRQWKLESNNLDFTVLVFQEEFMNDFFADKLFTYRLLYFYQLEYPLYFSATNESIKRYCELLTEIKTELVVTKSDSVHIIRSLVYYLLQKLNRQYAEEYQLSLDKTDGNYAFLFKQLLEKHIKTKQRIDSYTEILNVSRITLNKAVKTHFNVTATHLLKQRLLFEIKNYLIHSELTVAEIAHELNFSEPNHLMRFFKKQTGITTSEFLFDYQNGRS
- a CDS encoding LLM class flavin-dependent oxidoreductase — encoded protein: MRNKNIDSPQNKPASFQYLIKQGNAPVPLSILDVATTGKGYSATEAINNSIEIAKLADQRGFARYWVAEHHAMPAVSTSSPAMLLSRLISETKQIRLGSGGMMLSNFPPLVIAEQFGMLQAMAPGRIDLGIGRAPGTNGLTAHALRRDLVGAEDFPAQVTELMHFLEDDFPEAHPYKDKVFAVPGLGQDRENGIPRSFNSPSLWLLGSSGYSAQLAGKLGLPFAFAAQLAPENLIAAFELYRKNFKPSDVLDKPHTIACFSVFAADNEEEAKIQTRSFSHSMLRMMSSQSYVIPSPEELKNYVYTDSEKYVLESWNEKIIKGTADQVVTRLNQFQKASGADEIMIASLGHSLNGMLHSTKLIADAYDMPTN
- a CDS encoding cysteine hydrolase family protein; this encodes MSKALIIIDIQNDYFENGAMELVGALEASEKANQILTKFRNENLPIVHIQHLSVAPGSTFFLPETEGQDIHTNVKPIEGEKVITKYYPNSFRETELLDHLKAKGITELVFVGMMTQMCIDATVRAAKDLDFECTVIEDACATRDLEVNGVQVKALDVQTAFLAGLNFFYADVINTENYLSV
- a CDS encoding ABC transporter ATP-binding protein codes for the protein MARFQENDLPKSKITASSLQKAILIFKYADNHKWKFYLGLIFLLLTSVTALAFPKFMGMLVDCVNKKDAHLANQIALGLGGVLLLQSLFSFFRLSLFVNFTENTLANVRLALYTNLVKLPMSFFSQKRVGELNSRISNDITQIQDTLTSTIAEFLRQFILIIGSFAMLASINIKLTIMMVSVVPLVGVIAVVFGRFIRKYSKKVQDQVAESQVVVEETMQGISIVKAFANEWYEIARYKERIREVVKIGIKGGQFRGYFASFIIICLFGTIVGVVWYGVQLSIAGEITVGELFTFILYSSYVGASSGGIAELYAQMQKAIGATERVFELLDEVPEKINSNLHIPSIEKIRGEVTFNNVAFSYPSRKEVKVLKDINFTANFGQKIALVGPSGMGKSTIASLLLRFYDIEGGEILIDGKNIYDYDLENLRGNMSIVPQDVILFGGTIKENIAYGKPNATEEEIIMASKQANAYNFIESFPEKFDTVVGERGIKLSGGQRQRIAIARALLKNPSILILDEATSSLDSESEKLVQEALEILMEGRTSIIIAHRLSTIRSADQILVLDNGKISEQGTHQELINLENGLYKNLSNLQFSNS
- a CDS encoding proline dehydrogenase family protein; protein product: MDNIFNNSQIAFALKSDTELDRAYFLFKLINSQPLVRIGTAVTNFAIKANLPVESLIRATVFDHFCGGVNEDDCLSVVDKMFTKGVSSVLDYSVEGKEEENQFDAALQMTLKTIEFAKERKAIPFAVFKPTGLGRLDLYEKVGEKQTLTSEEQAEWDRVVVRFDQVCSEAHKKNVALLIDAEESWMQDAADDLVTEMMRKYNKEKVIVFNTLQMYRWDRLDYLKQLHEKAKAEGFFIGMKLVRGAYMEKENLRAEEKGYPTPICSSKEASDLNYDAAVLYMAEHLETMSIFAGTHNELSTYKLMELMKTKGISSSDDRIWFGQLYGMSDNISYNLAANGYNIAKYLPFGPVKDVMPYLIRRAEENTSVAGQTSRELSMIKAERNRRKGKV
- the aroB gene encoding 3-dehydroquinate synthase codes for the protein MQSIQANNYPVHFNETGYEKLNQHLKENKYSNLFIIVDANTNEYCLPKLLPLLETDLTIEIIEFEAGEINKNIETCIEIWNVLTELGADRKTLVINIGGGVVTDLGGFVASTFKRGVDFIHIPTTLLSMVDASVGGKNGVDLGNLKNQIGVINTPKMVLVDTAYLATVPQNEMRSGLAEMLKHGLIYDKAYWELFLDIKAIDFDQLDSLIHRSVEIKNIIVMQDPTEKNIRKSLNFGHTLGHAIESYFLENENKTTLLHGEAIAVGMILESYISLHKNLITKEEYQQIKTTLKSIYDDVIFAEIDIDPIIELLIHDKKNEYGTIQFALIEGIGKIKINQSVENELILNAFQDYKS
- a CDS encoding arginine decarboxylase — its product is MNTKYSDLINQTYYFPQEEFKLNKDNLQFHNIDLMKLVETYGTPLKFTYLPQISNNINKAKSWFRKSMEKNKYEAKYFYCYCTKSSHFEYIMNEAFKNNIHIETSSAFDINIVENLLDKGKINKSTYIICNGFKRDQYIENIARLVNNGHKNTIPIIDNYEELDLLQAQINGKFKIGIRIAAEEEPKFEFYTSRLGIGYKNIVPFYKKEIKENKNLELKMLHFFINTGINDNAYYWNELVKCIKVYVALKKECPTLDGLNIGGGFPIKNSLAFEYDYQYMIDEIINQIKIACDEAEVDVPNIFTEFGSFTVGESGGAIYQVLYQKQQNDREKWNMIDSSFITTLPDTWAINKRFIMLAINRWNETYERVLLGGMTCDSDDYYNSEQNMNAIYLPKYNKEKPLYLGFFNTGAYQETIGGYGGLHHCLIPQPKHILIDRDENGILATEVFSEQQTAEDVLKILGYNK
- a CDS encoding deoxyhypusine synthase family protein, which gives rise to MSKGPISQFIEKHYLHFNSASLVDAAKAYEQQLANGAKMMVSMAGAMSTAEIGKIFAEIIRQDKVQIISCTGANLEEDIMNLVAHSHYERVPNYRDLTPQDEWALLERGLNRVTDTCIPEHEAFRRLQKHIYKIWKDADDKGERYFPHEFMYKMLLSGVLEEYYEIDLKDSWMYAAAEKNLPIIVPGWEDSTMGNIFASYVIKGDLKASTMKSGIEYMVFLSDWYPKNSSKGIGFFQIGGGIAGDFPICVVPMLYQDMEMHDIPFWSYFCQISDSTTSYGSYSGAVPNEKITWGKLDINTPKFIIESDATIVAPLIFAYLLDL